The following nucleotide sequence is from Sphingomonas swuensis.
CATCCACTATCTCGGCGGCAAGAGCTACGACGAGCTGCCGACCTACCTCGGCAACTGGGACGTCGCGATGATGCCCTTCGCCATCAACGAGGCGACGCGCTTCATCTCGCCGACCAAGACCCCCGAATATCTCGCAGCCGGCAAGCCGGTGGTCTCGACCCCGATCAAGGACGTCAAGCGCCACTATGAGAAGCTGTCGGGCGTGATGATCGCCGGCACCGCCGAGCAGTTCGTCGAAGCGGGCGAGCGCGCGCTCGGACTGACCCGCGGCGAGGGCGGCGACTGGCTTGCCGAGGTCGACCTGGCGCTGGCCGACATGAGCTGGGACACGACCCAGGCGCGGATGGCGGCGCTGGTCGCCGAGGTCACCGAGCAAGGCCAGAAGATCGAACGCCCGGCGTTCGGGCAGCACGGCGCCTACACGCACAGCAAGAACAAGAAGTACGACTATCTGATCGTCGGCTGCGGCTTTGCCGGTTCGGTCCTGGCCGAGCGGCTCGCGACCCAGCATGGCGCCCGCGTGCTGATGATCGACAAGCGCGATCACGTCGCCGGCAATGCCTATGATGAGTATAACGAGAACGGCATCCTGTACCACAAATACGGGCCGCACATCTTCCATGCGAACTCGGACGAGATCGTCAGCTACCTGTCGCAGTTCACCCAGTGGCGGCCTTACGAGCACCGCGTGCTGGCGAACGTGCGCGACCAGCTAGTGCCGATCCCGATCAACCGGACCACGCTGAACAAGCTGTTCGACGCGGGCCTGAAGAACGACGAGGAGGCCGCGGCCTTCCTCGCCTCGCGCTCCGAGCCGGTGGCGGAGATCCGCACCAGCGAGGACGTGGTCATCAACGCCGTCGGACGCGAGCTCTACGAGCTCTTCTTCCAGGGCTACACCCGCAAGCAGTGGGGCCTCGATCCGTCGGAGCTCGACAAGCAGGTGACCAGCCGGATCCCGACCCGGACCAACACCGACGATCGCTACTTCACCGACACGCACCAGATCATGCCGCTGCACGGCTACACCAAGATGTTCGAGAAGATGCTCGACCATCCGCTGATCGACAAGCAGCTCGGCACCGACTTCCGCGACGTCCGCAACGACATCGACGCCGCGCACATCATCTACACCGGTCCGATCGACGAATATTTCGACTGGCGTTTCGGCAAGCTGCCCTATCGCAGCCTGCGCTTCGTCCACTCGACGATCGACAAGGAGCAATTCCAGCCGGTGGCGGTGGTCAACTATCCGGACACTGAGACGCCCTACACCCGCATCTCCGAATACAAGCACATGACCGGGCAGGAGCATGCGAGGACCACCATCACGCTCGAATATCCGAGCGCGGAGGGCGATCCCTATTATCCGATCCCGCGACCGGAGAACCAGCTGCTGTTCAAGAAGTATGAGGCGCTGGCCGACTCGACTTCGGGCGTGACCTTCGTCGGACGGCTGGCGACCTACCGTTACTACAACATGGACCAGATCGTCGGGCAGGCGCTTGCCACCTTCCGGCGGATGGACGAGGCGCGCGCCCGCTTCAGCGGCAAGCCTGCGGCGGCCGGCGCGACCAGCCGCGAGCTCCGGCTCGCGATCTGACCTGACCTGACCAAATGGTTCCCGGCGCAACGGCCGGGAACCATTTGCGACGAACCGCGTTTGCGGCGCCTTTTCGGGACGGGCGGCCGGCATTATCTCGGAGTATGCCCAGCGCCCTGCCCGTCGATCGGACCGAAGTTCCTCCGGTCGCGACCTACGCGAACCCGATCCTCGACCAGGATTTCCCCGACCCCGCCGTGCTGCTGGCTGAGGACGGCTATTACTATGCCTATGCGACGCAGACCCTGCGTGACGGCGCGTGGATCAACATCCAGGTCGCTCGTTCGGCCAACCTGGTAGATTGGCAGTTCCTCGGCGACGCGATGCCGGCCAAGCCGGCCTGGGCGTCGCAGTCGCAGGATTTCTGGGCGCCCTACGTGCTGTTCGACCGCGGGCGCTACGTCATGTATTATTCGGCGACGCCCGACGAGACGGCGGGGCAGCCTAGCCATTCGCTGGCGATCGCGGTCGCGGACCGGCCCGAGGGACCGTTCGTCGACATCGGCAAGCCGCTGCTGAACGGTCGTGGGTTCGAATATATCGACCCGATGGTGTTCCGGGATCCCGTGTCGGGCCGGCCCTTCCTCTACTGGGGTTCGGGCTTCCAGCCGATCAAGGTGCAGCAGCTGGCGGACGACCTGATGTCGTTCGAGCCGGGCAGCGCGCCGACCGACATCATCTGGCCCAACCCGATCGCCGGTGCCTTCCCGAGGCTGGTGGAAGCGGCCTGGGTCATCCACCACGGCGACCATTATTACATCTTCTATTCGGGCGATAATTGCTGCGGACCCAACGCGGAATATGGCGTGATGGTCGCCCGCTCACGTCAGCCCATGGGTCCTTTCGAGACGCTCGAGCAGGCAAAGGGCGTTCCGCACAGCCTGATGCTGACGCGCAACGAGCGCTGGCTCGCCCCCGGCCATAACTCGATCATCGAGGATCGCGCGGGGACGAGCTGGATCGTCTACCATGCGATCGACATCGAGCGGCCGCGGCAGCGGCAGGAAGACGAGATCAACAGCCGTCGGATCCTGCTGATCGACCCCATTCGCTGGGAAGACGGCTGGCCGATCGTCGGCACGCCCTCGCACGGCGAGCAGCAGGCGCCCCGGACCTAGGCTTTTTCGAGGGCGCGAAAGCGTTGCGCCTGGTCGCGCAATTCCTCGAGCAGGCGCTCGTCGACGTTTCTCTCGCCGTCGGCGGTGATGCTCGACAGCAGGCCCGCCTCGGCATGGCGGCTGTTATCCCAGCCAGGATAGGCGGTGATCGGGAACCAGCAGATCCCGCGCAGGTCGACCCCGCGCCTAATCGCGTCGCGCGCCTCCGCCCCGACATAATGGAGCCACGAGGCCCGCCCGCAGCCCTCGGCGCCCGTCTCGGACAGGAAGACGGGCTTGCCATAACGCTCGGAGACTTCGACGAGCATGTCGGACAAGGGGCGGTACTCGTGGTGGCCCATGGGGATGGTCGGGCCGTCGAGATACCATTGATTATGCGGGTAGTAGTTGAGCCCGATGAGGTCGGCGAAGGAGGGATCGCCGCCTAGCTCGGGCCGATCCCTGCCGGTGACCCAGTCGTAAAATTCGAATTGGCCGATCCGGGGCCGGTCCGCTGCCACCACCGACTTGCGGCGATGATCGCGCGGGGCGATGTGGACCAGCGGCTCGGCCCAGACCAGAAGCGCATTTGGCCACTGCCTTCGCACAGCCGCGGCCGAATGGGTTGCGGTCCGGGTCAGCTGCTCCTTGAGCCAGCCCTTCGTGTCGGGACCGACCGCGGGGAAGTACCCGACCTCGACCGCCCAGGACATGAAGCTGACCTCGTTGAGCAGGCACAGCTTGGGCCTGGTCTCGACGATGGACTGCTGCAGCTCGACCGCGGCCAGGGCGAAGTCGGTGAAGCGCTGAGGGAAGTCGTCCGAACCCGGGTCGACATGGTCGGGCGAGCCATAGTGGAAGAGGTCCCAGATGACGTCCATGCCGTGCTGCTCGGCGGCTTCGAGCGCGGGCAGCCAACTCGACCAGTCGTAGCGGCCCGGAGCCTTCTCGATCACATGCCAGCGAAGGCCGTCGCGGATCGTCTGGAGCCCGAGCGCGCGGAGCTGGCGGTAATCGCCATCGACATGCCGGTCGTGGCTGGTTGCGCGGATGAGGTCGAGCCGGACGCCATCGCGGCGGCGATGCGAGGAGCATTCGAAGCCGCCCTGGAAGAAGCTGGCGAAGGTCGTTTCGGGTCCGGTCTGCACGCTTCCACAATGCATGGGCGGCGGGTTGGAGCCGTGACGGGCCCGGAAAGTTCGAGCCGGGTCGGTTGAACCATGACGGCCGCTCGTGCTTTGACGGGGGCGAAGGAGCCGCCCCGACCCATGCAGACCAGTCACTGGCCCGCCCGCCTCTACCTGGTCCGGCACGGGCAGAGCCAAGGCAATGTCGCCCGCGACCGGTCGGAGGCCGAGGGCTTGGCGACGATCGGGATCGACATGCGCGACGTCGACGTGCCGCTGTCGGACCTCGGCCACCAGCAGGCGCAGGCCGCGGGCCGCTGGTTCGCCGCTTTGCCTGAGGAAGAGAAGCCAGAGGTCATCCTCTCCTCGCCCTACGTGCGGGCGCGGCAGACCGCCCGGCACATCTGCGAAGCCGGCGGCCTGGCCGGCGGCAAGGCGCGGACGGTCATCGACGAGCGGCTTCGCGAGCGCGAGTTCGGCGTGTTCGACGGGCTGACCACGCTCGGCATCCGCCAATCCTATCCCGAAGAGGCGGCGCATCGCGCCCGGCTCGGCAAATTCTACCATCGGCCGCCGGGCGGCGAGAGCTGGGCCGACGTCATCCTGCGCCTGCGCTCGGCGATGAACTCGATCAACCTCCACTATAACGGGCGACGCGTGCTGATCGTCTGCCACCAGGTGGTGGTGCTGTGCATGCGCTACGTGCTGGAGGAACTGGACGAGGCCGAGATCCTCGGCATCGACCGGGCGGCGGACGTCCTCAACTGCGGCATCTGCGCCTTCGACTTCGAGGTCCAGGAGCTCGACTGCGCGCCCAAGCTGGCGCTGTGGAACCATGCCGCGCCGCTCGAGCAGGAAGGCGCGCCGGTCACCTCCGCGCCCGACAAGATGACGGGCACCAGGTGATCGAGCCGCGCGCGCTCGACACCGCCCTTCTCAAGGAGCATCCGCTTCCCGCGATCGAGGCGGGCGACAAGGACGCCCGCGGCTCGATCCTGATCATCGCCGGGAGCCGCGACGTGGCTGGAGCAGCCTTGCTCACCGCCATGGGCGCGATGCGCGCCGGCGCCGGCCGGCTGCAGATCGCGACCGTCCAGAGCGCCGCGGCGAGCCTCGCCTTCGCCATGCCCGAAGCGATGGTCGTCGGCCTCGCCGAAGGCCGTGATGGCGGGTTCGCACCTTCGACCGTCAAGCCTCTGGCCGAGCGCGCGAGCAAGGCGGACGTCGTGGTCGCAGGGCCGGGAATGCAGGGCAATGCCTCCACCCCCAAGCTCGCCGCGGCGCTGGCGGAGGCCTGCCCCAAGCTGGTGCTCGACGCGGCGCTGCTCCACGCCCTTCCCGAACGCCGCGCCGAGGTCGCCCGCAAAGGAGTGCCGGCATTGCTCCTCCCTCATGCGGGCGAGATGGCGAGCCTGCTCGGCTGCAAGCCGGAGGAGGTCGAATCCGATCCGATCGGGGCCGGGCGTCGCTGCGCCGATCGCTTCGACAGCATCACCCTCGTCAAGGGCGCGGCGAGCCACGTGGTGACCCCCGAGGGGGCGCTGTTCGGATATCCGGGCGGTGGGCCCGGGCTCGGAATCTCGGGCTCTGGCGACACGCTGGCGGGGATCGTCGGCGGCCTGCTGGCGCGCGGCGCCGACCCGCTGACCGCCCTGCTGTGGGGAGTCTGGTGCCACGGCGAAGCCGGCCGCCGGCTGGCGGAGAGGATCGGGACCCTGGGTTTCCTTGCCCGCGAGATCGTCGACGAGGTTCCCAGCGTCCTTCGCGAGGCCGGAGCGCTTTAGGTCTCAGCTGACCCCGTAGTCGTCGAGCTCGTCGCCGGCGACCTTGACCACATGAAGCACGTTGGTCGAGCCGCTGGTTCCGAACGGCACGCCGGCGAGGATGATGATCCGGTCGCCCCCGCCCGCAAGCTTGTGGCGAAGCACCATGCGTTTGGCCTTGCCGACCATTTCCTCGAAGCTGCCGACGTCGCGGGTGTGGACCGCGTGGACGCCCCAGACCAGTCCCATCCGGCGCGCGACCGAGCGGCTGGCGGTCATCACCAGCAGCGGCACCGGGCCACGCTCGCGCGCGATCCGGCGGGCGGTCGAACCGGTCGAGGTGTAGCAGACCAGCCCCGCGACGTTGACCGTGGTGGCGATGTTGCCGGCGCTTTCGGCAAGCGCGTCGGCGGTGGTCGGCTCGGCCGGTGTCGCGGTGAAGTGGACGCGCGCGGCATAGTTGGGATCGGCTTCGACCGAGCGACCGATGCGATCCATCATGTGCACCGCCTCGACCGGGAAGTCGCCCGCCGCGCTTTCGGCCGACAGCATGATCGCGTCGGCACCGTCGTAGATGGCGTTGGCGACGTCGCTCACCTCGGCCCGGGTCGGGGTCGGCGAAGTGATCATGCTCTCGAGCATCTGGGTCGCGACGACCACCGGCTTGCCGAGTTCGCGGGCACGGGCGACGATCATCTTCTGCAGCGGCGGGACGGCTTCGGCCGGTAGCTCGACGCCAAGATCGCCGCGCGCGACCATCACCGCGTCGGCCAGCGCGAGGATGCCTTCGAGCCGCTCGATCGCCGCGGGCTTCTCGATCTTGACCAGCAGCGCGGCCTTGTCGCCGATCAGCGCGCGGGCTTCCTCGACGTCCTCGGGACGCTGGACGAAGGACAGGGCGATGTAGTCGGCGCCCTGCTCGAGCGCGAATTGGAGGTCGGAGCGGTCCTTCTCGGTCAAGGCCGGGATCGGAACGAGGACGTCGGGGACGTTGACGCCCTTGTTGTCGCTGACCCGGCCGCCGACCTCGACGATGGTCTCGATCCGCGTCGCGCTGACCGCCGCGACCCGAAGGCGGATCTTGCCGTCGTCGATCAGCAGCTGGTCGCCCTCACGGACCGCCTCGAACAATTCTGGATGGGGCAGCTCGACCCGGCTCGTGTCGCCCGGGGCGTCGCTCGCGTCGAGGAGAAAGCGGCCGCCCGTCTCGAGCTGGGCGGTGCCGCCGGCGAACTTGCCGACCCGCAGCTTGGGACCCTGAAGGTCGAACAGGATGCAGGAGGGCCGCTTGTGCTCGGCCTCGAGGCTCCGGATCATCTGCACCAGCTCGGCCTTGGCCGCCTGGTCGCCGTGGCTCATGTTGATCCGGAAGGCATCGGCGCCGCAGCTCATCAGCTTGGCGATCATCTCCCGGCTGTTCGAGGCGGGACCGAGCGTCGCCAGGATCCTGACCTTGCGTCCTCGCGGACCAACCGACATCGCCACTCTTCACTCCTATGTTGCATCCTCGCCATAGCGGCCAACGCCCTTTGTTCAACCGCTTGGCGGGCCTCGTCAGGTGGCCTAAGTGGCGCGCCGCATACCTATTCACCGGGGAGAGAATCATGTCCGACGGCAATGTCGCCGCCGATCAGCTGCGCCTCTTGATCGAGCGCATCGAGCGTCTCGAGGAAGAGAAGAAGGGCGTCGCCGACGATATCAAGGATGTCTACGCCGAGGCCAAGGCCACGGGCTTTGACACCAAGACGATGCGCAAGGTCGTCAGCCTGCGGAAGATGGAGAAGCACGCCCGCGACGAGGCCGACGCGCTGCTCGAGACCTATCGCAACGCGCTTGGACTGCACTAAGGTCTGGCTGATACCGGGGGGAGCAGACGCATGATCATCACCACCACTTCGACGATCGAGGGCCAGCCGGTCCACGACTATCTCGGCCTGGTCGGGGGCGAGGTCATCGTCGGCGCCAACGTCATCAAGGACGTGCTGGCCAGCGTCAGCGACTTCTTCGGTGGGCGCTCGGGGTCGTATGAACGCGCGATCCAGGACGCCCGTGCGCACGCCATGCGGGAAATGCAGGATTCGGCGCTTAAGCTCGGTGCCGACGCGATCGTCGCGGTGACCTTCGACTATGAGGTGCTCGGCAAGTCGGGTTCGATGCTGATGGTGTGCGTCTGCGGCACGGCGGTGAAGCTCGGCTGAGCCGGTGAGCGACCTCGTCCCGAGCACCGCCGATCTCGCCCGCGAACTGCTGGAGCGGATCGGCGACGAGCTCGGGCCGGGCGAGCGCTCGGTGCTCGAAAGCCTCGCCTCGGGGCACCACAGCCATGTCCACGCCGGCGTCGAGAATCCGACCTTCGGCCAAAGGCTGGCCGACCGAGTAGCCCGGGTCGGCGGCAGCTGGGGCTTCATCATCAGCTTCACCCTAGTGCTGTTCGGATGGATGCTGCTCAACACCGACGTGCTGAAGCACTGGGGAATGGTGTTCGACCCCTACCCCTTCATCTTCCTCAATTTGATGCTGTCGACGCTCGCGGCCATCCAGGCGCCGATCATCATGATGAGCCAGAATCGCCAGAGCCAGAAGGATCGGCGCGACGCACAGGTCGACTTCGAGACCAATATCCGCGCCGAGCTCGCGATCGTCCGGTTGCACCGCAAGGTCGACCTGCTGCTGGAAAAGGCCGCCGTTGAGCCCGGGCCGCCACGCGGCTAAAGCGCCGGCAGATCATCTGACAGGACCCTCATGGCCGGCCATAGCAAGTTCAAGAACATCATGCATCGCAAGGGCGCGCAGGACAAAAAGCGCTCGGGCATGTTCTCCAAGCTGTCCCGCGAAATTACCGTCGCCGCAAAGATGGGCCTGCCCGATCCGGACATGAACCCGCGTCTGCGCGCCGCGGTCAACGCCGCCAAGGCGCAGTCGATGCCCAAGGACAACATCCAGCGGGCGATCGACAAGGCGAGCAAGGGCGACGCGGAGAATTATGAGGAAGTCCGCTACGAGGGTTATGGCCCCAACGGCGTGGCGATCATCGTCGAAGCGCTGACCGACAACCGCAACCGCACCGCGACCAACGTGCGGACGGCTTTCTCGAAGAACGGCGGCAACCTCGGCGCGAGCGGGAGCGTCGCCCATGGCTTCGAGCGGCTCGGCCTGATCGAATATTCGGCGGCCGCCGGGGACGAGGACAAGGTCATGGAAGCCGCGATCGAAGCGGGTGCCGACGACGTCCAGAGCGACGAGGACAGCCACCAGATCTGGACCCAGCAGGACGGCATGCACGACGTCGCCAAGGCGCTCGAGGCGGCGCTTGGGCCGGCCGACGCAGTTAAGCTGGCGTGGAAGCCGACGCTCACGACCGAGGTCTCGGGCGATGCCGTGGCAAGCCTGATGAAGCTGGTCGACGCGCTCGAGGACGACGACGACGTCCAGACCGTCTGGGGCAATTACGACATCTCGGACGACGAGCTGGCGAAGCTCGGCTAGGCACCGGGCATGATCGTCCTCGGCCTCGACCCCAGCCTGTCCTCGACCGGCTGGGGCGTGATCCGCGCCGAGGGCAACCGGCTCACGCACCTCGCCAACGGCCAGATCAAGACCAAGGCTTCCCTTCCCCTGGCCACCCGGCTGGCGGAGCTGGCCGCCGCGCTCGATGCGGTGGTTTCCGAGCATCGTCCCGCCTCCGCCGCGGCCGAGGAGGTGTTCGTCAACCAGAACCCCGCCTCGACCCTCAAGCTCGCCCAAGCCCGCGGCGTCGCGCTGATGTGCGCGGGACGCGCCGGCCTGGAGGTCGGTGAATATGCGCCGAGCCTGGTCAAGAAGGCGGTGGTCGGGACCGGCGGCGCGAGCAAGGACCAGGTCCATGCAATGGTCGCCCTCCTCCTTCCGGGCGCCAAGATCGCGGGCGAGGATGCGTCGGACGCGTTGGCGGTCGCGATCACCCATGCGCACCATCTGGCAAGTGCGCGGCGGGGGGTTCGTTGATTTCCCAGCCCTCGATGTTTGCGCTGGCTCTGACCTGTTCTAATCCGGCGCCATGATCGCCCGCCTCGCCGGCACCCTCGCCGAACTTTCCGCCGACAGCGCCGTGCTCGACGTGCGCGGGGTCGGCTATCTCGTGCTTGCGAGCGGCAAGACGCTGTCCGCGCTCCCGCCGGTCGGAGGCGACGTCGTCCTGCTGACCGAATTGCAGGTCCGCGAGGATTCGATGACGCTGTTCGCCTTCGGCTCTGCGGGCGAGCGCGAGGCCTTCCGCCAGCTGACGAGTGTCCAAGGCGTCGGCGGCAAGGTCGCGCTGGCGATCCTCACCATCTTGACGCCCGACGAACTGGCGCGCGCCGTGTCGGCCGGCGACAAGGCGATGATCGCCCGGGCGAGCGGGGTCGGACCCAAGCTCGCCCAGCGGATCGCGCTCGAACTCCAGGGCAAGCTGGGCCTTCCCGCCACGCTAGCACCCGGCACGCCGCTGGCGGCGAGCGGCGCCACCAACGATGCCCTTTCCGCGCTCGCCAACCTCGGCTTCAAGCCGGCCGAGGCCGCCTCCGCGGTCGCCGCCGCCGCGGAGGAGCTCGGCCCATCCGCCACCCTCGACGCGCTGGTCCGCCTCGCGCTACGCAAGGCCGCGAAGTGACCATCGATCCCGACCGCATCACCACGCCCGAGCGCACCGCCGAGGACGTCGACGCCGCGCTTCGGCCCAAGCGGCTCGACGAGTTCGTCGGCCAGCAGGCGGCGCGCGAGAATTTGCGCGTCTTCATCGCCGCGGCCAAGGCGCGGGGCGAGGCGCTCGACCATGTGCTGTTCTTCGGCCCGCCGGGGCTCGGCAAGACCACGCTTGCGCAGATCGTCGCGCGCGAGATGGGGGTCGGTTTCCGTGCCACCTCGGGTCCGGTCATCGCCAAGTCGGGCGACCTCGCGGCGCTGCTGACCAACCTCGAGGACGGCGACGTGCTGTTCATCGACGAGATCCACCGGCTCAATCCGGCGGTCGAGGAGGTGCTCTACCCGGCGATGGAGGACCGGGCATTGGACCTCGTCATCGGCGAGGGACCCTCGGCGCGCTCGGTCCGGATCGACTTGCCCCGCTTCACCCTCGTCGGCGCGACCACGAGGCAGGGGCTTCTGACGACCCCGCTGAGAGACCGGTTCGGAATTCCGGTCCGGCTCAACTTCTACACGGTCGAGGAACTGGAAAAGGTGGTCCGCCGCGCCGCCAGCCTGCTCGGCGCTCCGGTCACCGAGGATGGCGCGCACGAGATCGCGCGGCGCAGCCGGGGCACGCCGCGCATCGCCGGGCGACTGCTCCGCCGGGTTAGAGACTTCGCCCATGCGGCGGGCGCCGACAGCATCGACATGGCCGCCGCCGACCGTGCGCTCGGTCGGCTCGAGATCGATGCGCTCGGGCTCGACGCGATGGACCGGCGCTACCTCCTGATGATTGCCGATCTCTATGGCGGCGGGCCGGTCGGGGTGGAGACGCTCGCCGCGGGCCTCAGCGAGCCCAGGGACACGATCGAGGACGTGATCGAGCCCTACCTCATTCAGCTCGGCCTCATCGCCCGCACCGCACGCGGGCGTTGCCTTAACGGCAAGGCCTGGACGCACCTTGGCCTCAACCCGCCTGCCGGCACTGCCAACGGCCTGTTCGACTAGGGAGTCACCATGT
It contains:
- the glf gene encoding UDP-galactopyranose mutase encodes the protein MFQRPQHLMSRFAKSMPVVIWEEPVHSAAGEGPSLDVRPAKGMPNVTVVTPHLPEGLEVGAERTVLKGLLDQFSATLSGRLIRWYYTPMMLPFSRHLDAVATVYDCMDELSAFRFAPTELLDLERELLEAADVVFTGGYSLYEAKKKRHGNVHPFPSSVDRAHFGAARAGIADPSDQSGIGRPRFGFYGVIDERIDLELLDRVAEMRPDWQLVMVGPVVKISEDDLPRRDNIHYLGGKSYDELPTYLGNWDVAMMPFAINEATRFISPTKTPEYLAAGKPVVSTPIKDVKRHYEKLSGVMIAGTAEQFVEAGERALGLTRGEGGDWLAEVDLALADMSWDTTQARMAALVAEVTEQGQKIERPAFGQHGAYTHSKNKKYDYLIVGCGFAGSVLAERLATQHGARVLMIDKRDHVAGNAYDEYNENGILYHKYGPHIFHANSDEIVSYLSQFTQWRPYEHRVLANVRDQLVPIPINRTTLNKLFDAGLKNDEEAAAFLASRSEPVAEIRTSEDVVINAVGRELYELFFQGYTRKQWGLDPSELDKQVTSRIPTRTNTDDRYFTDTHQIMPLHGYTKMFEKMLDHPLIDKQLGTDFRDVRNDIDAAHIIYTGPIDEYFDWRFGKLPYRSLRFVHSTIDKEQFQPVAVVNYPDTETPYTRISEYKHMTGQEHARTTITLEYPSAEGDPYYPIPRPENQLLFKKYEALADSTSGVTFVGRLATYRYYNMDQIVGQALATFRRMDEARARFSGKPAAAGATSRELRLAI
- a CDS encoding glycoside hydrolase family 43 protein, which produces MPSALPVDRTEVPPVATYANPILDQDFPDPAVLLAEDGYYYAYATQTLRDGAWINIQVARSANLVDWQFLGDAMPAKPAWASQSQDFWAPYVLFDRGRYVMYYSATPDETAGQPSHSLAIAVADRPEGPFVDIGKPLLNGRGFEYIDPMVFRDPVSGRPFLYWGSGFQPIKVQQLADDLMSFEPGSAPTDIIWPNPIAGAFPRLVEAAWVIHHGDHYYIFYSGDNCCGPNAEYGVMVARSRQPMGPFETLEQAKGVPHSLMLTRNERWLAPGHNSIIEDRAGTSWIVYHAIDIERPRQRQEDEINSRRILLIDPIRWEDGWPIVGTPSHGEQQAPRT
- a CDS encoding histidine phosphatase family protein → MQTSHWPARLYLVRHGQSQGNVARDRSEAEGLATIGIDMRDVDVPLSDLGHQQAQAAGRWFAALPEEEKPEVILSSPYVRARQTARHICEAGGLAGGKARTVIDERLREREFGVFDGLTTLGIRQSYPEEAAHRARLGKFYHRPPGGESWADVILRLRSAMNSINLHYNGRRVLIVCHQVVVLCMRYVLEELDEAEILGIDRAADVLNCGICAFDFEVQELDCAPKLALWNHAAPLEQEGAPVTSAPDKMTGTR
- a CDS encoding NAD(P)H-hydrate dehydratase — translated: MIEPRALDTALLKEHPLPAIEAGDKDARGSILIIAGSRDVAGAALLTAMGAMRAGAGRLQIATVQSAAASLAFAMPEAMVVGLAEGRDGGFAPSTVKPLAERASKADVVVAGPGMQGNASTPKLAAALAEACPKLVLDAALLHALPERRAEVARKGVPALLLPHAGEMASLLGCKPEEVESDPIGAGRRCADRFDSITLVKGAASHVVTPEGALFGYPGGGPGLGISGSGDTLAGIVGGLLARGADPLTALLWGVWCHGEAGRRLAERIGTLGFLAREIVDEVPSVLREAGAL
- the pyk gene encoding pyruvate kinase yields the protein MSVGPRGRKVRILATLGPASNSREMIAKLMSCGADAFRINMSHGDQAAKAELVQMIRSLEAEHKRPSCILFDLQGPKLRVGKFAGGTAQLETGGRFLLDASDAPGDTSRVELPHPELFEAVREGDQLLIDDGKIRLRVAAVSATRIETIVEVGGRVSDNKGVNVPDVLVPIPALTEKDRSDLQFALEQGADYIALSFVQRPEDVEEARALIGDKAALLVKIEKPAAIERLEGILALADAVMVARGDLGVELPAEAVPPLQKMIVARARELGKPVVVATQMLESMITSPTPTRAEVSDVANAIYDGADAIMLSAESAAGDFPVEAVHMMDRIGRSVEADPNYAARVHFTATPAEPTTADALAESAGNIATTVNVAGLVCYTSTGSTARRIARERGPVPLLVMTASRSVARRMGLVWGVHAVHTRDVGSFEEMVGKAKRMVLRHKLAGGGDRIIILAGVPFGTSGSTNVLHVVKVAGDELDDYGVS
- a CDS encoding DUF2312 domain-containing protein, whose translation is MSDGNVAADQLRLLIERIERLEEEKKGVADDIKDVYAEAKATGFDTKTMRKVVSLRKMEKHARDEADALLETYRNALGLH
- a CDS encoding heavy metal-binding domain-containing protein, with the translated sequence MIITTTSTIEGQPVHDYLGLVGGEVIVGANVIKDVLASVSDFFGGRSGSYERAIQDARAHAMREMQDSALKLGADAIVAVTFDYEVLGKSGSMLMVCVCGTAVKLG
- a CDS encoding DUF1003 domain-containing protein, with the translated sequence MSDLVPSTADLARELLERIGDELGPGERSVLESLASGHHSHVHAGVENPTFGQRLADRVARVGGSWGFIISFTLVLFGWMLLNTDVLKHWGMVFDPYPFIFLNLMLSTLAAIQAPIIMMSQNRQSQKDRRDAQVDFETNIRAELAIVRLHRKVDLLLEKAAVEPGPPRG
- a CDS encoding YebC/PmpR family DNA-binding transcriptional regulator yields the protein MAGHSKFKNIMHRKGAQDKKRSGMFSKLSREITVAAKMGLPDPDMNPRLRAAVNAAKAQSMPKDNIQRAIDKASKGDAENYEEVRYEGYGPNGVAIIVEALTDNRNRTATNVRTAFSKNGGNLGASGSVAHGFERLGLIEYSAAAGDEDKVMEAAIEAGADDVQSDEDSHQIWTQQDGMHDVAKALEAALGPADAVKLAWKPTLTTEVSGDAVASLMKLVDALEDDDDVQTVWGNYDISDDELAKLG
- the ruvC gene encoding crossover junction endodeoxyribonuclease RuvC, yielding MIVLGLDPSLSSTGWGVIRAEGNRLTHLANGQIKTKASLPLATRLAELAAALDAVVSEHRPASAAAEEVFVNQNPASTLKLAQARGVALMCAGRAGLEVGEYAPSLVKKAVVGTGGASKDQVHAMVALLLPGAKIAGEDASDALAVAITHAHHLASARRGVR
- the ruvA gene encoding Holliday junction branch migration protein RuvA — its product is MIARLAGTLAELSADSAVLDVRGVGYLVLASGKTLSALPPVGGDVVLLTELQVREDSMTLFAFGSAGEREAFRQLTSVQGVGGKVALAILTILTPDELARAVSAGDKAMIARASGVGPKLAQRIALELQGKLGLPATLAPGTPLAASGATNDALSALANLGFKPAEAASAVAAAAEELGPSATLDALVRLALRKAAK
- the ruvB gene encoding Holliday junction branch migration DNA helicase RuvB, which gives rise to MDPDRITTPERTAEDVDAALRPKRLDEFVGQQAARENLRVFIAAAKARGEALDHVLFFGPPGLGKTTLAQIVAREMGVGFRATSGPVIAKSGDLAALLTNLEDGDVLFIDEIHRLNPAVEEVLYPAMEDRALDLVIGEGPSARSVRIDLPRFTLVGATTRQGLLTTPLRDRFGIPVRLNFYTVEELEKVVRRAASLLGAPVTEDGAHEIARRSRGTPRIAGRLLRRVRDFAHAAGADSIDMAAADRALGRLEIDALGLDAMDRRYLLMIADLYGGGPVGVETLAAGLSEPRDTIEDVIEPYLIQLGLIARTARGRCLNGKAWTHLGLNPPAGTANGLFD